CATATGCCGGAAACGGTTGGGCGAGAGCATCCTTGGAGCTGGCAGATGGATGAGCGCTCTTTCGCCAAGCTTTCGCAGCAGACTTCGACAGGCAATGTCTTTGAGCTGCCCCTTGCCATTTCGCCAATTCCAACGTTCGGCAAGTTCCCGGCTCAACCGATACCGACTCCAGGAAGGATTTTGTTCGATCAGTTCACGGACAAAATCAATATCCCCGTCGGTAATCAGACGGCTTTGAATGAGAGTTGGCACTTTCATGGCCAACCCTTTTACCACATTCAATGAGCAGAGTCCAGAAAAAAGATAGGTCAGAAAATTATCCCTTCGCACCTGCGGAGGGGTGTGGAATGTAGGATTGAGGCATTGGCGAGCCTGGGAAATGACCTTTTCGGGTTGCAGCCGCCCTTGTCATGTGCTTCAGTCCTCACCAGAAAAACGCAACTGAGCGCTTTCCCAGGATGTAATCATCAAATATCGTTGAGGCCGGTTTATCCGCCATGCCGAGGCATACATGGAGTGGCAGCAGATGCTCTTCGCGCGGGTGGCAGTAGCGCGCAGAGGGGAATTTCTGCCAATCGATCATCAGTCGTTCCCGCTCGGACCGGGATATTGGACCAGTACACACTTCGATCAGCCAATCCTGGAAAGCATCATTGGCCGGATCCGGGGAGTTGATTCCCTGCCAGGAAAATGCACGCATATTGTGGAAGGAAAACCCGGAGCCGATGACCAGGATATTTTCAACCATCAATTCATGCAACGCCTTGCCAAGGGCGATGTGGGCAGCCGGATCGAGGCTTTGCAATAACGAGAGTTGCAGTGAGGGAATGTCGGCTTGGGGGTACATCAGTTTCAGTGGAATGAACAATCCATGATCAAATCCCCGCCGAGGGTCGAGATGCGCCGGTATATCGTTTTGAATCAGCAGACCGGCTATCCGGTCAGCAAGTTCAGGGTTTCCCGGGGCGGGATAGGTGATTTCATAGGCTTCATCGGGGAAACCGTAGTAATCGAAGAACAGGGGTGGGGATGGCGCGCCAGTCAGTGTGGCCACGTTTTCTTCCCAATGGGCGCTGATGACGAGGATGGCATCGGGTTTTCTCAGCCGGGAGGGCAGATGCCGCATGAAATCCACCATTGCCCTGTGGCTGGCATCGCCGAGAATGGGCAGCGGCCCTCCGCCGTGGGAGAAATAGACGATTTGGGCTTTGGTTCGACGGTTGTCCTGTTTCGGCATAAACGCCTCTATAATGATCTATTCCGTCAACTGGTGCTTTGGGCTTAGGGCTCACCCTTGCCGGACGATATCGACCGCTATCTCCACAGCCGGATTCATTCCCCATGTATGTGATCGACAAGGTACTGCAGATGTTCACGGCGGGTTCCGCAGCATCCTCCAAGCATTGTTACACCGAATCTTCGATTCAACGCAATCATCTGGTTTCCCCAGTCGGATATTGTATCGGCGTGGAGCGTATCAGCGCCGTCCAATTCGCTGTGGTCGAGGGATGAGGCGTTGGCTTGAAAACCGATCAGGCGGTCTAAGACGGACTTCGGCTGTTTGTGGGCATTGAGAAAAGAGGGGTAGGCACAGTTGATCATATAACCAAGCGGAGGTCTGCCGCAGGCCGCATCGATCTCACCGAAGGCGTGTTCAAGGCTGTTTCCGTCGAGAAGGTCGCCATGTCTGTTGATCACAAAACTGATGATATACGGGATATTGGTTTCTGCCATGGCAAGCGCTATGCCGGTTGCCTCCGGCAAGGCCGGCAATGTTGCCGCCATCAGAAAATCCACTCCGGCTTTGGCGAGTTGATGGATTTGCCAGGAATGGAACGCCTTGGCTTCCTCGACCATAAGCCCATCGTCGGGCTTGTAACAATCATTCTTGCAGCCAATGAGACCACCGATACAGATCTGATGAAAATCGACAGACTTCCATTCGTTTCTCAATCGTTTCAGGAATCTCACGGCATCGCCGTTCACATCATGGGTGATCCGGGCTTCGGTGAGGCGCTCGTGATTGGCCCGCCAGGTCGGTGTACAAATGGTAATGGGAATGCCAGCCTTGCGGGCGACAGCAACAAAACCCCGATAAAGGCTGGTTAGTGCCCTTTGGCCGGTTCCATCATAAATCAGGAGTGAATTTTCCAATCGAGGATGCAGGAGAATATCTCCTGACCGTCTTAACGATTCAATGACAGCCGCTTCGGTTAAAACAAAGCGGTGATTTTCGAGCACCTCATGTATGTTCATTTTCTCAGTCTTTATGCAAATGCTTCACATCTCCGGCAGGACAAAAAAGAAGGTAATCAGCATCATGAGATGGCTGAGCGTACCCGCGAAAACCGCTCCCGTTTACAGCAATGGTAGAATCTTCGGCAAGTGCATTCCACGGATATAACGACAACCATGACCCATTTGGCATAACAAATGCGGCGCCTCCTTCAAAAGGCATGCGAGGAAGTCCGATTCCTTTTTCGTAGAACTCAACGGCCTTTTCAATATCAGCAACACCAAGTGTTATCATATTGATGCATGGTTTCGATCATTCATCCTCTGAGCATAACGCGTAAATCAGCCACCGAGTTTACAAGGTCGGCAGGATTTACTTGTTCGCCCTGCAATTCTTCTTTTTAACGCGTCAATTCCAATAGTTGGAGCGTCGATTTCTTTCATCTTAGCCTCTCTAAGGCATCGAAGGTCTTCATATGAAGCAATTACTTCCTGTATTTTTTGAAATTCATCATAGGGTAAAACAACAAATTCATTTTTCCCGCTTTTTTGTATTATTTGGGCATTTAATTCCATAAAGGCCTCCTTTCATCGATAAACTTCTCTGCGATGACGAATTCTGTAAACAATGATGCGTTCATTTTCGATTTCAAACAAAACCCTGTAATCGCCCACCCTCAAACGTTATGCCTGTCGCATGAAACCGACCCATGGAAGCGTATCATTCGGTACATCCAATATCATGGCGGTCGGGGCAGTCGCTTACAGATTGATCGAAAACAGCGCCATGGCATTGCGGTATAAGAGGCTGTCGCGGATGAGCGGAGGCAGTTGGCACTCTTCGATGGCCTTGAGCTCCCGATCCCATGCGTAGGGAATGTTCGGAAAATCGCTCCCGTAGAGAATGCGATCGTGGCGCAGATCCGTGAGGTTTGGAATGTCCGGCATCGAAAAATAGCCGGCCAGCATCATGGTCGTATCCAGCCACAGGTTGTCGAATCGCTCCAGCATCTCGCGATAGGCCGAAAACTCGTCGGCTCCCAGGTGCGGCACGCAGATTTGCAGGGTGGGAAAATCCTTCAGCACCTGCCGAAGTTTTCCGGCCTGGCAGAGGACATAGGGATCGCATGGATAGGCCGGGCTCTTGGGCTCCCTGCCGACATGCATGACCAGCGGTTTCTCATGCTCCGCACACGCCTCGTAGACTTCGATCATGGTCGGGCTT
Above is a genomic segment from Desulfatirhabdium butyrativorans DSM 18734 containing:
- a CDS encoding type II toxin-antitoxin system RelE family toxin; protein product: MGDYRVLFEIENERIIVYRIRHRREVYR
- a CDS encoding amidohydrolase family protein; translated protein: MKTRQPPSPALAAPLPGWNDPEGEQVPSGLPCIIDSHVHFFPDELFHSVWNWFDQYGWPIRHKIHSGDIIDFLLSKGVLHIVGLQYAHKPGIARSLNGYMADLCAQTSALTGLATVFPGEKGARHILDDAFRIGLKGVKLHAHVQCFDMESPTMIEVYEACAEHEKPLVMHVGREPKSPAYPCDPYVLCQAGKLRQVLKDFPTLQICVPHLGADEFSAYREMLERFDNLWLDTTMMLAGYFSMPDIPNLTDLRHDRILYGSDFPNIPYAWDRELKAIEECQLPPLIRDSLLYRNAMALFSINL
- a CDS encoding homocysteine S-methyltransferase family protein, whose translation is MLENHRFVLTEAAVIESLRRSGDILLHPRLENSLLIYDGTGQRALTSLYRGFVAVARKAGIPITICTPTWRANHERLTEARITHDVNGDAVRFLKRLRNEWKSVDFHQICIGGLIGCKNDCYKPDDGLMVEEAKAFHSWQIHQLAKAGVDFLMAATLPALPEATGIALAMAETNIPYIISFVINRHGDLLDGNSLEHAFGEIDAACGRPPLGYMINCAYPSFLNAHKQPKSVLDRLIGFQANASSLDHSELDGADTLHADTISDWGNQMIALNRRFGVTMLGGCCGTRREHLQYLVDHIHGE
- a CDS encoding DODA-type extradiol aromatic ring-opening family dioxygenase is translated as MPKQDNRRTKAQIVYFSHGGGPLPILGDASHRAMVDFMRHLPSRLRKPDAILVISAHWEENVATLTGAPSPPLFFDYYGFPDEAYEITYPAPGNPELADRIAGLLIQNDIPAHLDPRRGFDHGLFIPLKLMYPQADIPSLQLSLLQSLDPAAHIALGKALHELMVENILVIGSGFSFHNMRAFSWQGINSPDPANDAFQDWLIEVCTGPISRSERERLMIDWQKFPSARYCHPREEHLLPLHVCLGMADKPASTIFDDYILGKRSVAFFW